Proteins encoded together in one Hydrogenoanaerobacterium saccharovorans window:
- a CDS encoding phage/plasmid primase, P4 family — translation MYERVPNELKALKQWVCYSLVDDGTDKQGSPKKKKVPISPRGGIFAKSNDDSTWDTFERAVEGKERLRADGIGLMFANGICGVDIDHCIDGGELSPMAQEIVETLQSYAEISPSGTGIHILCKGRMPKEPGRRNKEGLEMYDSGRYFTVTGNAYCDAEGNPYPLRDCTAAIAAIHKKYIYNPPAQPIETKDTKPVSRGGKVRDLSDDEILKIAFNAVGGDKLRKLYDGDYSEAGGDGSHSAGDIALCNKLAFWFNKDKERMDAAFRNSGMMRDKWDRRQSGTTYGSITLDRAIRDCKEGFEPIDRPAKRRKSMAPPPATPPQTQARKQAFPFDSDEILPDTTLYTLDDTGNAYRFRDTYYSDIKFNHIDKCWYHWDGRRWSEDITGEIKRMADTLLMNMQDEAKANEDMQLLKHVRRTRSSKAKEAMIKETQHMKGIPILPNEMDRYLNAINVLNGVVDLKTGQLRAHHRKYKMSMLANVTYDKNAQCNTWIKFLYDVTNGDEQLMLYLKRMAGYCLTGSTKEQCVFFVYGLGGNGKSVFLHTLAAMMGEYSKNSQPETLMIRDKGNNARTDIARLKGARMVTTFEPNDGNRIDEGMVKQLSGEDMITARMLYKAEFEFKPEFKIVMATNYKPIITGKDEGIWRRIRMIPFTVKITDEKKDKDLEEKLKAEMPGIFNWALEGAAGWYKHGMPHCAVVDEASRNYRTEMDKIQQFIDDCLERRTGSTLQSSAVYEVYKLWCAELGERYPISNTKFSMELKKRFEWKKTSMYNEYVDIGYTDKGTRLLTTSPHHSA, via the coding sequence ATGTATGAACGAGTACCCAACGAACTGAAAGCGCTGAAACAATGGGTTTGTTACAGCTTGGTTGACGATGGCACGGACAAGCAGGGCAGCCCCAAAAAGAAGAAGGTGCCCATATCCCCCCGCGGGGGCATCTTCGCCAAGAGCAACGATGATTCCACCTGGGATACCTTCGAGCGCGCCGTTGAGGGCAAAGAACGGCTGCGCGCCGACGGTATCGGGTTGATGTTTGCAAACGGCATCTGCGGTGTGGACATTGACCACTGCATCGACGGCGGCGAGCTGTCGCCCATGGCGCAAGAAATCGTTGAAACGCTGCAATCGTATGCTGAAATATCCCCATCCGGTACGGGGATACATATATTGTGTAAAGGCAGAATGCCAAAAGAGCCCGGACGTCGTAACAAGGAAGGCCTTGAAATGTACGATTCCGGGCGTTATTTTACCGTCACAGGCAATGCTTATTGTGATGCAGAGGGCAACCCTTACCCCCTGCGGGACTGCACGGCTGCAATAGCAGCAATCCACAAGAAATATATTTACAATCCCCCTGCGCAACCGATTGAGACAAAGGATACAAAGCCTGTTTCACGCGGAGGAAAAGTGCGCGACCTTTCAGATGACGAGATACTGAAAATCGCCTTTAACGCCGTAGGAGGGGACAAGCTGCGCAAGCTGTACGACGGCGATTACAGCGAGGCAGGCGGTGACGGCAGCCATTCGGCGGGTGACATTGCCTTATGCAACAAACTAGCATTTTGGTTTAATAAAGACAAAGAACGGATGGATGCAGCCTTTCGCAATTCGGGCATGATGCGCGATAAATGGGACAGACGGCAGAGCGGCACCACCTATGGTTCCATCACGTTGGATCGAGCAATTCGGGATTGCAAGGAGGGCTTTGAGCCGATTGACCGCCCCGCAAAGCGCCGTAAGAGCATGGCGCCGCCTCCCGCAACCCCACCGCAAACCCAAGCGAGAAAACAAGCCTTTCCATTCGATTCGGATGAAATTTTACCCGATACCACATTATATACGCTGGATGATACGGGCAATGCGTATCGCTTTCGTGACACCTACTACAGCGATATCAAATTCAACCACATCGACAAGTGCTGGTACCATTGGGACGGCAGACGCTGGTCGGAGGACATCACGGGCGAAATCAAACGCATGGCAGACACGCTGCTGATGAATATGCAGGATGAGGCAAAGGCGAATGAGGACATGCAGCTGCTCAAACATGTGCGCCGCACCCGCAGCAGTAAGGCAAAAGAGGCAATGATTAAGGAGACGCAACATATGAAAGGCATCCCAATTCTGCCAAACGAGATGGACAGATACCTCAATGCCATCAACGTGCTCAACGGCGTGGTGGATTTGAAAACAGGGCAGCTGCGGGCGCATCACCGCAAATATAAAATGTCGATGCTTGCAAACGTTACCTACGATAAAAACGCGCAGTGCAATACATGGATAAAGTTTCTGTACGATGTCACCAACGGCGATGAGCAGCTGATGCTTTATCTGAAACGCATGGCGGGCTACTGCCTCACGGGCTCTACCAAAGAGCAGTGCGTGTTCTTTGTTTACGGTTTGGGCGGCAACGGTAAAAGTGTTTTTCTACATACATTGGCAGCCATGATGGGGGAGTATTCTAAGAATTCACAACCCGAAACATTGATGATACGTGACAAGGGCAACAATGCACGTACTGATATTGCTCGCCTCAAAGGGGCGCGTATGGTTACCACCTTTGAACCCAACGATGGTAACCGTATCGATGAGGGTATGGTTAAACAGCTTTCGGGTGAGGATATGATTACTGCAAGAATGCTCTATAAGGCAGAGTTTGAATTTAAACCCGAGTTTAAAATAGTTATGGCAACCAATTACAAACCTATCATTACAGGTAAAGACGAGGGTATATGGCGGCGCATAAGAATGATTCCGTTTACTGTTAAAATAACCGATGAAAAAAAGGATAAAGACCTTGAAGAAAAGCTGAAAGCCGAAATGCCGGGTATCTTCAACTGGGCATTGGAGGGCGCTGCAGGTTGGTACAAACATGGTATGCCGCACTGTGCGGTGGTAGATGAGGCGAGTCGCAACTACCGCACCGAAATGGACAAGATACAGCAGTTCATCGACGATTGCCTTGAACGGCGCACGGGCAGCACGTTGCAGTCGTCTGCCGTGTACGAAGTGTACAAGCTGTGGTGCGCCGAACTGGGCGAGCGCTATCCCATCAGCAATACAAAATTTTCGATGGAACTCAAAAAACGTTTTGAGTGGAAGAAAACAAGCATGTACAACGAGTATGTGGACATTGGCTACACCGACAAGGGCACGCGCCTGCTCACCACCTCGCCCCACCACTCCGCCTAA
- a CDS encoding RNA polymerase sigma factor, translating into MNYEDKKIRLRRYLIALNRLKTKCNEAASWEELSHSRGGIIVRRNRQASSAGLDVITETAETIQQEIEDLATEVNELRRQLTDALMQMPTELYRDVLEMTYITGLSAKQIAANKNYSKGYINIIIRKAINELDICSNYF; encoded by the coding sequence ATGAACTATGAAGATAAAAAGATAAGATTAAGAAGATATTTGATTGCGCTGAACCGATTGAAAACAAAATGCAACGAGGCTGCATCTTGGGAAGAACTCTCCCACAGCAGAGGCGGTATCATTGTGCGGAGGAATCGGCAGGCATCTTCTGCGGGTTTGGATGTAATAACCGAGACGGCCGAAACCATACAGCAAGAGATTGAGGACTTGGCGACGGAAGTAAACGAACTGCGCAGACAGCTCACCGATGCGCTGATGCAGATGCCGACTGAATTGTACCGAGATGTTTTAGAGATGACATACATAACTGGATTGAGCGCTAAACAAATTGCAGCCAATAAAAACTATTCAAAGGGATATATAAATATCATTATAAGAAAAGCAATAAACGAGTTAGATATCTGTAGTAACTACTTCTGA
- a CDS encoding terminase gpA endonuclease subunit, which yields MPKSNWTVPDWIVEALSALRPPGKMTVSEWADKYRILDSRTSALPGRWRTDYTPYLRSIMNAFTDHEVEEIIVVKPTQVGGTEVILNMMGYAISQDPSSAMVVYPTDTLGESISQNRIQPMIDTCPELRNRYDPNSKRLELQFAGMYLAIAGANSPSSLASRPIRFLFLDEVDKYPSNAGKEASPRALAKERTKAYSNSRKIVEVSTPTFEDAPIWQDWLSADTQYRYYVTCPDCGDKWTFKFKQLKWEGETPEEARNTAFYVCENCGCLIKDNQKTEMIKQGEWLPIKENGKRRVAYQFNTFLSPTIRLGDIAYEFMNSKHIPELLQNFINSWLGEPYKQIEGAVEAEYLLKERQSAYQEYEVPPGTLMLTGGVDVQKKCFYWTIRAWMPNMTSYNLAHGKAYSWQEISNIMNSWFADRNGKRYMVNLAAIDSGDQTDDVYNYCAINREWAVPVKGASNPLDGKYRLTRIDKIGSIASGMLLCFVDTGYYKDMILGRLHADADHGGWYLHDNCDPGYAEMICSEQKVTERFRGRLVSRWKTKQIGADNHYLDCEVYAACAADLCGLRTFSAEQAQQSENPQAVAEAPQQTMQPTAELPMTGQKQGYFKKKSRWRR from the coding sequence GTGCCAAAAAGTAACTGGACAGTACCCGATTGGATAGTGGAGGCGTTATCGGCCTTGAGGCCGCCGGGTAAGATGACGGTGAGTGAATGGGCTGACAAATATCGCATTCTTGATAGCAGAACCTCTGCTTTGCCAGGGCGTTGGCGAACCGATTACACACCCTATCTGCGCAGCATAATGAATGCCTTTACCGACCACGAAGTGGAAGAAATCATTGTTGTGAAGCCAACACAGGTGGGCGGTACCGAGGTGATTTTAAATATGATGGGCTATGCCATCAGTCAAGACCCCAGTTCGGCAATGGTTGTGTATCCAACCGATACGCTGGGCGAATCCATTTCGCAAAACCGTATACAGCCCATGATTGATACCTGCCCCGAACTCAGAAACAGATATGACCCGAACTCCAAACGGCTTGAACTGCAGTTTGCGGGTATGTACCTTGCCATAGCGGGTGCAAATTCCCCATCAAGCCTGGCATCTCGCCCTATCCGCTTTTTGTTTTTAGATGAGGTAGACAAGTACCCATCCAACGCGGGGAAAGAGGCAAGTCCGCGCGCACTGGCAAAGGAGCGAACCAAAGCATACAGCAACAGCCGTAAAATCGTAGAGGTATCAACGCCCACCTTTGAGGATGCACCCATTTGGCAGGACTGGCTATCGGCAGATACCCAGTATCGATACTATGTTACCTGCCCCGACTGCGGGGACAAATGGACATTTAAGTTTAAACAGCTGAAATGGGAGGGCGAAACCCCCGAGGAGGCGCGCAACACCGCTTTTTATGTATGTGAGAATTGCGGCTGTTTGATAAAAGACAACCAAAAAACAGAAATGATAAAGCAGGGTGAATGGCTGCCCATCAAAGAAAACGGAAAGCGCAGAGTAGCCTACCAGTTTAACACTTTTTTGTCGCCGACTATCCGATTGGGTGATATCGCCTATGAATTTATGAACAGCAAGCACATACCCGAACTGCTGCAAAACTTCATCAACTCATGGCTTGGTGAACCTTACAAACAGATTGAGGGTGCGGTGGAGGCTGAATATCTTCTGAAAGAACGGCAGAGCGCATATCAAGAATACGAGGTGCCACCGGGTACGTTGATGTTGACAGGCGGGGTGGATGTGCAGAAAAAATGCTTTTACTGGACAATCCGTGCCTGGATGCCGAATATGACCTCTTACAATCTCGCGCACGGCAAAGCGTACAGTTGGCAGGAAATCTCCAACATCATGAACAGCTGGTTTGCCGATCGCAACGGAAAAAGGTACATGGTAAACTTGGCGGCAATCGATTCGGGCGACCAAACCGATGATGTCTACAACTACTGTGCCATCAACCGTGAATGGGCGGTGCCCGTCAAGGGTGCATCAAACCCATTGGACGGCAAATATCGGCTCACACGCATTGATAAAATCGGTAGTATTGCAAGTGGTATGCTGCTGTGTTTTGTGGATACAGGGTACTACAAAGATATGATTTTAGGCAGACTGCACGCGGATGCAGACCATGGCGGGTGGTACCTGCATGATAACTGTGACCCCGGGTACGCGGAGATGATCTGCTCTGAGCAAAAGGTGACAGAACGCTTTCGCGGGAGGCTGGTTTCACGTTGGAAAACAAAACAAATCGGTGCAGATAACCATTATCTCGACTGTGAAGTTTACGCAGCCTGCGCCGCAGATTTATGCGGGCTGCGCACCTTCAGTGCAGAACAGGCACAGCAGTCGGAGAATCCGCAAGCCGTTGCAGAGGCACCGCAACAAACAATGCAACCCACGGCAGAGCTGCCAATGACAGGACAAAAACAAGGTTATTTCAAAAAGAAAAGCAGGTGGAGAAGATGA